In one window of Methanosarcina vacuolata Z-761 DNA:
- a CDS encoding elongation factor Tu, producing the protein MTNVAIIGTEKSGRTSLAANLGKKGTSSDITMYNNAKESRKMVFVDSHGYPKALKSLITVLNISDMAVLCVPPDGLDRNNPASVHTGECIVALDLLGFKHGIIALTKSDSTHMYAIDELIKKIKLMTAGTSLQDWECISLNTNKSAKDPFEGVEDLKAKISEISEKIEAEQAELNSLPTRVFIDHAFNVTGKGCVVLGVVKQGISKDKDKTKIFPMDRDIEIRSIQSHDVDIESAPTGTRVGMRLKNVQAKDIERGFIISDKEIISTDYVLECTISRFTRAIETSSVLHLFVGLQSEPVRVEKILVDGKEVKEAKPGSTCVMELLGNKKVAYSKEDRFLLANLDIPQRFAGYGFTK; encoded by the coding sequence ATGACAAATGTTGCAATTATCGGGACGGAAAAAAGTGGAAGAACCTCCCTTGCCGCAAACCTGGGGAAAAAAGGAACATCCTCCGACATAACTATGTATAATAATGCTAAGGAGAGCCGGAAAATGGTTTTTGTAGACTCGCACGGCTATCCTAAAGCTTTAAAATCCCTGATTACGGTACTGAATATTTCAGATATGGCAGTCCTCTGTGTCCCTCCTGATGGCCTTGATAGGAATAATCCTGCAAGTGTTCATACCGGAGAATGCATTGTTGCCCTGGATCTGCTCGGCTTTAAGCATGGAATAATTGCCCTGACAAAGTCCGACAGTACACATATGTATGCAATCGATGAGCTGATAAAGAAAATAAAACTGATGACCGCAGGCACTTCCCTTCAGGATTGGGAATGTATTTCCCTGAATACCAATAAAAGTGCAAAAGATCCTTTTGAGGGTGTGGAAGACCTCAAAGCCAAAATTTCCGAGATCTCGGAAAAAATCGAAGCCGAACAGGCTGAGTTGAATAGTCTGCCTACAAGAGTGTTTATAGATCATGCGTTCAATGTTACTGGAAAAGGCTGCGTTGTTCTTGGAGTTGTCAAACAGGGGATTTCAAAAGACAAGGACAAAACCAAAATTTTCCCGATGGACAGAGACATTGAAATCCGATCCATCCAGAGCCACGATGTGGATATTGAAAGTGCACCCACAGGCACCAGAGTAGGAATGCGTCTTAAAAACGTGCAGGCCAAAGATATAGAAAGGGGATTTATCATCTCCGATAAAGAAATCATAAGTACTGATTATGTCCTTGAATGCACCATCTCAAGATTCACACGAGCAATTGAAACCTCAAGTGTGCTTCATCTCTTTGTTGGCCTGCAGTCCGAACCTGTACGTGTGGAGAAGATCCTGGTTGATGGGAAGGAAGTAAAAGAAGCAAAGCCTGGCAGTACCTGCGTGATGGAACTTTTAGGTAACAAAAAAGTAGCTTACAGTAAAGAAGACCGTTTCCTGCTGGCAAACCTTGACATTCCCCAGAGATTTGCAGGCTATGGCTTTACAAAATAA
- a CDS encoding RNA ligase has translation MSREGNEEIDPQFIVKLASFLGFDKERVQHLFEKNYLAQNWGKYEYLFRFDKEISHIERGTVLYEKDDSFEIIMGFPKIRRAMVLDTTIKKHFSGLEKVAVEEKMNGYNVRIAIAKDEILAITRSGYICPYTTQKAKEKLNLKFFDDFPELVLYGEMIGPDNPYVPKDIYGIDSVEFYIFDIREKNSGKPLPISRKQEILEKYGFFQVKFFKEIPLESAAEEIGKIIRELGEKEHEGVVIKDPEMVLSPLKYTSSQSNCSDLRHAFKFYNETGRDYMLSRIVREGFQTVEWNEDKAEFEKRCMQLGKSILGPLSESILSVKNGQRLYEEAKIRVRDLKTAAEFEDYLKRLGIDAIFEEPQLVGEEYLVIIKKINKSTNDKTQAMWQGETW, from the coding sequence ATGAGTAGAGAGGGGAACGAGGAAATAGATCCTCAATTTATAGTTAAGCTTGCCAGTTTCCTGGGATTCGATAAAGAAAGGGTTCAGCACCTTTTTGAGAAAAACTATCTTGCCCAGAATTGGGGAAAATATGAATATCTGTTCCGTTTCGATAAGGAGATCTCCCATATAGAGAGGGGAACTGTGCTTTATGAGAAAGACGATTCTTTCGAAATCATAATGGGTTTCCCGAAAATCCGGAGAGCAATGGTACTGGACACCACGATTAAAAAGCACTTCAGCGGCCTTGAAAAAGTGGCTGTGGAAGAAAAGATGAATGGGTATAATGTCCGCATAGCGATTGCAAAAGACGAAATTCTTGCAATTACCCGAAGCGGATATATCTGTCCCTATACGACTCAAAAAGCAAAAGAGAAATTGAACCTGAAGTTTTTTGACGATTTCCCTGAACTTGTACTTTATGGAGAGATGATAGGTCCGGACAATCCTTATGTCCCTAAAGATATCTATGGCATCGATTCAGTAGAGTTTTATATTTTTGATATCCGGGAGAAAAATAGCGGTAAGCCTCTCCCAATAAGCCGGAAACAGGAAATTTTGGAAAAGTACGGCTTTTTCCAGGTAAAGTTTTTCAAAGAAATTCCTCTGGAAAGTGCTGCTGAAGAAATTGGAAAAATCATCCGGGAACTCGGAGAAAAAGAACATGAAGGCGTCGTAATAAAAGACCCGGAAATGGTTCTTTCTCCGTTAAAATATACCTCTTCCCAGAGTAATTGCTCGGATCTCAGACATGCCTTTAAGTTTTACAATGAGACCGGCAGAGACTATATGCTTTCCCGAATTGTCAGAGAAGGTTTTCAAACAGTTGAATGGAACGAAGATAAGGCCGAGTTTGAAAAACGCTGCATGCAGCTAGGGAAGAGTATACTTGGCCCTCTCAGTGAATCCATTCTGAGTGTAAAAAACGGTCAGCGGTTATATGAAGAAGCAAAGATCCGGGTAAGGGATCTAAAAACTGCAGCCGAGTTCGAAGATTATCTTAAAAGACTCGGGATAGATGCAATTTTTGAAGAGCCTCAGTTAGTAGGAGAAGAGTATCTGGTAATTATAAAAAAGATTAACAAAAGCACCAACGATAAAACTCAAGCAATGTGGCAGGGTGAAACCTGGTAA
- a CDS encoding RNA-binding domain-containing protein translates to MIHVKVSAAVYPTEDSEKVVKAVSSLFTDIELEKKDIEITGSETGVSPSFFFSGEGGIDVLQTLHWLIRREEIIDSVRNKAFSKGLSSDGLSVRFSLNKQAAFVGIPSVPAQEESLGSIEIIIRADSQEEMERLFEWLLPLTEDGKPVVEVEMDYVERN, encoded by the coding sequence ATGATACATGTTAAGGTTTCAGCAGCTGTATATCCTACAGAAGACTCGGAAAAGGTTGTCAAAGCAGTCTCGTCTCTTTTTACTGATATTGAACTTGAGAAGAAAGATATTGAAATCACTGGTTCAGAAACGGGAGTTTCTCCTTCCTTTTTCTTTTCAGGGGAAGGGGGAATTGATGTTCTGCAAACCCTGCATTGGCTCATTCGCAGGGAAGAAATTATAGATAGCGTCCGCAACAAAGCTTTCAGCAAAGGTTTGTCCAGCGACGGGCTTTCGGTTCGTTTTTCGCTCAATAAACAGGCTGCTTTTGTCGGAATTCCCAGTGTTCCTGCGCAGGAAGAATCTCTTGGATCTATTGAAATCATTATCAGGGCCGACTCTCAGGAAGAAATGGAAAGGCTTTTTGAATGGCTTTTGCCCCTTACTGAAGATGGAAAGCCTGTTGTTGAGGTAGAAATGGACTATGTGGAGAGGAATTGA
- a CDS encoding CBS domain-containing protein, translated as MNVSEIMSEGPISIKEGDFVTHARQLMRDYLLRSLVVVDEENRLVGMLSDQDILRVTSTRSNVTVDGYASQSPTVTPDMDVMKAARLIVQSKQNRVPVVKSTADHTVVGVLSNVDILRNVELPKNLPKTIQEIMTKKVEICSPEERVAKIWGRMLETDYTGIPVASKTGEPIGMITRRDIIKSGAVRISVEDDRATRPNDSPKVETVMSTPTYTISESDSVRSAIEMIIHYDIGRVTVVNEHGKVSGIADRQDLLKSIVNVWTEQPSDNRF; from the coding sequence ATGAATGTCAGCGAGATTATGTCAGAAGGGCCTATAAGTATCAAAGAAGGAGACTTTGTAACTCACGCCCGTCAGCTGATGCGCGATTACCTTCTTCGAAGCCTTGTTGTTGTTGACGAAGAGAACAGGCTTGTGGGAATGCTAAGTGACCAGGATATCTTGAGGGTTACCTCTACACGCTCAAATGTCACAGTAGACGGGTATGCAAGCCAATCCCCGACAGTCACTCCGGATATGGATGTCATGAAAGCTGCAAGGTTAATAGTGCAATCGAAACAGAATAGGGTCCCGGTTGTTAAATCAACTGCTGACCATACGGTTGTCGGCGTCCTGAGTAATGTGGATATTCTTAGAAACGTGGAGCTTCCGAAAAATCTTCCCAAAACCATACAGGAGATTATGACAAAAAAAGTTGAAATCTGCTCTCCAGAAGAAAGAGTGGCAAAGATTTGGGGGCGTATGCTTGAGACAGATTACACGGGTATTCCTGTAGCTTCAAAAACAGGGGAGCCCATAGGGATGATAACCAGAAGGGACATCATCAAATCAGGAGCTGTGCGGATATCCGTAGAAGACGATCGAGCGACAAGGCCCAATGACAGTCCGAAGGTTGAAACGGTAATGTCAACTCCCACATATACTATTTCAGAAAGCGATTCCGTCCGGAGTGCAATTGAGATGATTATTCACTATGATATCGGGAGGGTCACTGTAGTGAATGAACATGGAAAAGTATCCGGAATTGCTGACAGACAGGATCTTCTGAAGTCTATTGTCAATGTATGGACTGAACAACCCTCAGATAATCGCTTTTGA
- a CDS encoding CBS domain-containing protein: protein MNVANIMSSPVYVVNTDEPVSRARKLMLRHKISTLLVLNEGKIVGIVTKSDITNRLAQAEPLWRRRPIDQIPIKLLMTESVISIYPEASISQAAALMLENGVHTIPVVKNDIVGIITRTDLVRFVAENDEEMKTKISKLMTEDIISVHRHHTINHVIDEMNRNNIERVIVKDDAGKPVGIISSRSLALNLLTDFQGELSTKNIKMTRKSSPGGQKTYRYVKELPLTAEDIMISPINSIDSNEDISAAAKKMIENGVTALPVSDGEDIVGIISRTDIMKAIL from the coding sequence ATGAATGTAGCGAACATCATGAGTTCACCTGTGTACGTCGTAAATACAGATGAACCCGTGTCACGTGCGAGAAAACTGATGTTAAGGCATAAAATCAGTACGTTGCTCGTCCTCAATGAGGGCAAAATAGTGGGAATCGTTACAAAATCAGACATCACTAACCGTCTGGCTCAGGCTGAACCTCTATGGAGGAGGAGGCCAATAGATCAAATCCCTATCAAGTTATTGATGACTGAATCGGTCATTAGCATCTATCCTGAAGCCTCTATTTCCCAAGCAGCTGCCTTAATGCTTGAGAACGGGGTGCATACTATCCCGGTTGTAAAGAACGATATTGTAGGTATTATCACCAGGACAGATCTTGTGCGCTTTGTTGCGGAAAATGACGAGGAAATGAAAACAAAAATCTCTAAATTAATGACTGAAGATATTATTTCTGTTCACAGGCATCATACTATCAACCATGTAATTGACGAAATGAACAGAAATAACATCGAAAGAGTGATTGTTAAAGACGATGCAGGAAAGCCTGTAGGAATTATTTCCAGCAGAAGCCTTGCCTTAAACCTCTTAACTGATTTTCAAGGCGAACTTTCCACGAAAAACATCAAGATGACTCGCAAATCCTCTCCTGGGGGCCAGAAGACCTATAGATATGTAAAAGAGTTACCCTTGACCGCAGAAGACATCATGATATCTCCAATAAACTCCATTGATTCAAATGAAGATATCAGTGCAGCCGCCAAAAAGATGATTGAAAATGGAGTGACTGCATTACCTGTCAGTGATGGAGAAGATATAGTGGGCATAATAAGCAGAACCGATATCATGAAAGCCATCCTCTGA
- a CDS encoding dephospho-CoA kinase produces MKIIAFVGMPASGKSEAARIAAEMGIPVINMGDVIRKEVSKRGLEPNDSNTGMVATQLRKCEGMDAVAVRCTSQIRDAGSDLIVVDGVRGIAEVECFRREFGEGFILISIYAPIEIRFSRVQKRGRSDDMNSIEGLRNRDERELGWGMGEAIEASNIEIENNSTLEIFKKDVVEVLSNYFGKTPAK; encoded by the coding sequence ATGAAGATAATAGCGTTCGTAGGCATGCCAGCATCTGGAAAGTCGGAAGCTGCCAGAATTGCTGCTGAAATGGGTATTCCCGTTATTAACATGGGTGATGTGATCCGGAAGGAAGTTTCAAAGCGCGGGCTTGAACCCAATGATTCCAATACCGGAATGGTTGCAACACAACTTCGCAAATGCGAGGGTATGGATGCAGTCGCAGTACGCTGTACTTCCCAAATCAGGGATGCCGGCTCTGACCTTATTGTTGTGGATGGGGTGCGTGGAATTGCCGAAGTGGAATGCTTCAGGCGAGAATTCGGAGAAGGTTTTATTCTAATTTCGATTTATGCTCCTATTGAAATTCGCTTTTCTAGAGTTCAGAAACGAGGAAGAAGCGATGATATGAACAGTATAGAAGGTCTCCGCAACCGGGACGAACGAGAACTCGGCTGGGGGATGGGAGAAGCTATAGAAGCATCGAATATTGAAATTGAAAATAATTCCACTCTGGAAATTTTCAAAAAGGATGTTGTTGAAGTTTTGAGCAACTACTTTGGAAAAACTCCCGCGAAGTAA
- a CDS encoding CBS domain-containing protein, which translates to MADGPRRGTDAERDIDTGIHSREIEREVSVAEVMNKAVIIMDINSDIPAIAREMVSRDAGSVIITENGKAMGIITERDFVKGIVTEDRKPGEVKASEILSTPLITVKPETSVIKTSEIMLKANIKRLPVLENGTIIGVVSNTDILMVTPGLSTILKDLIDMNREALLSTPSVEEITEEFITGICESCFYHSADLKLVDGMYLCENCRQEEGENYE; encoded by the coding sequence ATGGCAGATGGACCTAGAAGGGGCACCGATGCTGAGAGAGATATAGATACTGGTATTCACAGCAGAGAGATTGAAAGAGAGGTCTCAGTTGCTGAAGTCATGAATAAAGCAGTCATAATAATGGACATTAATTCAGACATTCCTGCCATTGCAAGGGAAATGGTCAGCCGTGATGCAGGAAGCGTCATTATTACAGAAAATGGCAAAGCCATGGGAATTATAACTGAAAGGGACTTTGTAAAGGGTATTGTTACAGAAGATAGAAAACCAGGTGAGGTAAAGGCAAGTGAAATCCTCTCAACCCCCTTAATAACTGTAAAGCCTGAAACAAGTGTAATAAAAACTTCTGAGATCATGTTAAAGGCGAATATTAAAAGGTTGCCAGTCCTGGAAAACGGTACAATAATAGGAGTGGTTTCGAATACTGATATTCTGATGGTTACACCCGGGCTCAGCACCATACTCAAAGATCTTATTGATATGAACCGGGAAGCTCTCCTCTCCACTCCTTCAGTTGAAGAGATTACAGAGGAGTTCATCACAGGAATATGTGAATCCTGTTTTTATCACTCAGCAGACCTTAAATTAGTTGACGGCATGTATTTATGCGAAAACTGTCGGCAAGAAGAAGGGGAGAATTACGAATGA
- a CDS encoding CBS domain-containing protein: MQAKDMMVQPYRIDKSDTISHALDLMEKKNTKRLLVVHDDQIIGVLTMRSLTEQLGTRKKLSKPASSLHVATAVSDNFVKVLPDTDTRDVLTLMKKTGGVIIVTDNGKALGWVTPQEFMELNHFTGFVGEVMEKNPVVISSSDRVSHARRVILDKDVGRLPVLENGKLVGIIAEDDIAFAMRSFRDLVADNQQDSRIKNLLVGDIMTRSVISVYTNTPLEEAVRTMLEHDVGGVPVLSLDDELAGFLARRNVINTLEK, translated from the coding sequence ATGCAAGCTAAAGACATGATGGTACAGCCATACAGGATTGATAAGTCAGACACCATATCTCACGCTCTGGATCTAATGGAAAAGAAAAACACAAAACGTCTGCTGGTAGTTCATGACGATCAGATAATCGGTGTACTTACAATGAGAAGTCTGACAGAGCAGCTCGGGACTCGCAAGAAACTGAGCAAACCTGCATCCTCTCTGCATGTTGCAACAGCCGTATCCGACAATTTTGTAAAGGTTCTGCCTGATACCGATACCAGGGATGTTCTTACCCTGATGAAAAAGACTGGTGGCGTAATTATTGTCACTGATAATGGAAAAGCCCTGGGTTGGGTGACACCCCAGGAATTCATGGAACTAAATCACTTCACAGGCTTTGTCGGGGAAGTAATGGAAAAAAATCCTGTAGTAATCAGTTCATCCGATAGGGTTAGCCATGCTAGGCGAGTTATCCTGGACAAAGATGTAGGAAGGCTGCCAGTACTTGAAAACGGAAAACTTGTAGGCATTATTGCTGAAGACGATATTGCCTTTGCCATGCGTTCTTTCAGGGATCTGGTGGCTGATAATCAGCAGGATTCAAGGATCAAGAACCTATTGGTAGGGGATATTATGACCCGTAGTGTGATTAGTGTCTATACCAATACTCCACTTGAAGAAGCTGTCAGGACAATGCTAGAACACGATGTAGGAGGTGTTCCAGTCCTTAGCCTGGATGATGAACTTGCTGGTTTCCTGGCCCGCAGAAATGTAATAAATACACTTGAGAAGTAA
- a CDS encoding gamma-glutamylcyclotransferase family protein has product MEKNSGKKDLGKKDLGKRDLGKDDSRKNEATCEDVESTVRDKTLYGNVFHRNVCWQRSYQKPEGEELIIALYGSLRNGLYNSRRFDLQNRSEFLGTTTVRGYALYSLGPYPGIYPLENSCVVAEVRRFSGKQQLEIAKSIDYMELFGGYHREYVDLEIGEQKFRGFIYVYDEKPESERIEHGDWARYLNEKEPQE; this is encoded by the coding sequence ATGGAGAAAAATTCAGGAAAAAAGGATTTGGGAAAAAAGGATTTAGGAAAAAGGGATTTAGGAAAAGATGATTCAAGAAAAAATGAAGCTACTTGTGAAGACGTGGAGAGTACAGTAAGAGATAAGACTCTTTATGGAAATGTTTTTCATAGAAATGTCTGTTGGCAGCGTTCTTACCAGAAACCTGAAGGTGAAGAGCTTATCATAGCACTGTACGGCAGCCTAAGAAATGGGCTTTACAATAGCCGCCGTTTTGATCTGCAAAATAGGTCAGAGTTTCTTGGTACAACAACAGTAAGAGGGTACGCTCTTTACTCCCTGGGCCCTTATCCAGGCATCTATCCCTTGGAAAATTCCTGTGTTGTAGCTGAAGTACGCAGGTTTTCAGGAAAACAGCAGCTTGAAATTGCCAAATCAATTGATTATATGGAACTTTTCGGAGGATACCACAGGGAGTATGTAGATCTGGAAATTGGTGAGCAGAAATTTAGAGGCTTTATTTACGTTTATGATGAGAAACCTGAATCGGAAAGAATCGAGCATGGTGACTGGGCCAGATACTTGAATGAAAAAGAACCACAGGAATGA
- a CDS encoding TIGR00266 family protein: MADEIDYEIIGDDMQIVEIELDPNEAVQAEAGAMAYMGPGIEMQTSMGNEGGGFFGGLKKGLKRALTGESFFITSFVQKGSGKGHVAFAAPYPGKIIPLDLTKFGGSLLCQKDSFLCAARGVEIEVAFTRKLGAGFFGGEGFILQRLTGDGLAFLHIGGTVIRKDLAVGETYRVDTGCVAAFTETVTYDITWSRNFKNALFGGEGVVLATLTGPGTVYMQSLPFSRLADRIFAASAYSHRDEQTGVAGTGILGGLIGGDRSF; this comes from the coding sequence ATGGCAGATGAAATCGACTACGAGATTATCGGCGACGATATGCAGATCGTTGAAATTGAGCTTGATCCGAATGAAGCTGTTCAGGCAGAAGCCGGGGCTATGGCATACATGGGGCCCGGAATTGAGATGCAGACCAGTATGGGTAACGAAGGTGGTGGATTTTTCGGAGGTCTCAAAAAAGGACTTAAAAGGGCCCTGACAGGGGAAAGTTTCTTCATTACAAGCTTTGTTCAAAAAGGTTCTGGAAAGGGACATGTAGCTTTTGCGGCTCCTTATCCGGGAAAGATTATTCCCCTTGACCTCACAAAGTTTGGAGGCAGTCTCCTCTGTCAGAAAGATTCATTTCTCTGTGCTGCTCGCGGAGTAGAAATAGAAGTAGCTTTCACCCGCAAGCTTGGAGCAGGATTCTTCGGTGGCGAAGGTTTTATCCTGCAGAGACTGACAGGTGACGGTCTGGCCTTTCTCCATATCGGGGGCACAGTTATAAGAAAAGACCTGGCGGTTGGTGAGACTTATCGTGTTGACACAGGCTGTGTGGCAGCTTTCACCGAAACCGTAACATATGATATAACCTGGTCAAGGAACTTTAAAAATGCCCTTTTCGGTGGTGAAGGAGTTGTTCTTGCAACCCTTACAGGTCCGGGCACAGTATATATGCAGAGCCTTCCTTTCTCCCGCCTTGCTGACAGAATCTTTGCAGCTTCTGCTTATAGTCACAGGGACGAACAGACCGGCGTTGCTGGAACTGGTATTCTGGGAGGCCTCATCGGTGGAGATAGATCTTTCTAA
- a CDS encoding CBS domain-containing protein, whose translation MFFPVANLGLLRSKLHAPGKLLQAAGREKRHMKKAINCNSNSVIPLDKNMTFKSVDKMKIQPGVSKSKKAQQKDPHTISSMGTMRIGPEFKSRISEHEGKILALATRNVVTLPPTAKIMDAIRIMTEKRFRRIPITNAGTRRLEGVVTSVDIIDFLGGGKKNLLVENRFKGNLLAAINEEVRQIMETDIPYLYDQADFKDAVSTMIERRTGGLPIVNSDMQVVAIFTERNALELMGGIVTNRTVDEYMTENVRMVSTDTPIGQAAKIMVENRLRRLPVVKDGIFAGIITSSDIIHFLGKGEAFSKLTTGNIHEALDRPVGSIVSRELIWTGPGTDLGKAMEIMLEKKIGSLPVLDNGLLRGIITERDLLRSLK comes from the coding sequence TTGTTTTTTCCAGTAGCAAACCTGGGTTTGCTGAGAAGTAAGCTGCACGCTCCAGGGAAACTCCTGCAAGCTGCAGGAAGAGAAAAACGGCATATGAAAAAAGCAATTAACTGCAACTCGAATTCGGTGATTCCATTGGACAAAAATATGACATTTAAATCTGTCGACAAGATGAAGATTCAGCCAGGTGTGAGCAAATCCAAGAAAGCGCAGCAGAAAGACCCGCACACGATTAGCAGCATGGGCACTATGCGAATAGGTCCTGAGTTTAAATCCCGCATTTCAGAACATGAGGGAAAAATCCTGGCTCTGGCAACAAGAAATGTAGTAACCCTCCCTCCAACCGCAAAAATAATGGATGCAATCAGGATTATGACTGAAAAGAGGTTCAGGCGCATTCCTATTACAAACGCCGGTACGCGGAGACTGGAAGGGGTAGTTACTTCCGTAGATATTATCGATTTTCTGGGGGGCGGAAAAAAGAATCTGCTCGTTGAAAACCGCTTCAAAGGTAACCTTCTGGCTGCAATCAACGAAGAAGTACGACAAATCATGGAAACTGACATTCCCTATCTTTATGACCAGGCTGACTTTAAAGACGCTGTTTCAACAATGATTGAAAGAAGAACAGGCGGTCTGCCAATCGTGAACAGTGACATGCAGGTCGTTGCAATCTTTACCGAAAGGAATGCACTTGAATTGATGGGCGGAATCGTGACAAACCGAACTGTTGATGAATATATGACCGAGAACGTCAGAATGGTCTCAACTGATACCCCCATTGGACAGGCAGCAAAAATAATGGTAGAGAACAGGCTTCGAAGGCTTCCTGTAGTCAAGGACGGCATCTTCGCAGGAATTATCACGTCCTCTGATATTATCCATTTCCTTGGAAAGGGGGAAGCCTTCAGTAAGCTGACAACAGGAAACATTCACGAGGCTCTAGACCGGCCTGTAGGTTCTATTGTCTCAAGAGAGCTGATATGGACTGGTCCAGGCACAGACCTGGGAAAAGCAATGGAAATAATGCTTGAGAAAAAGATAGGTTCACTTCCGGTCCTGGATAATGGGCTGCTCCGCGGCATTATTACTGAAAGAGACCTTCTGAGATCTCTTAAATGA
- a CDS encoding class I SAM-dependent methyltransferase, which yields MNFIDILEFTKKPQIYAEGNAVMWTDDHISKQLLNIHLNPDIDLASRKKASIESTVDWILNSVNQEKMNILDLGCGPGLYAEVMAKRGHKVTGVDFSKNSIEYARNEAIKKNLDIEYINQNYLELCEENKYDLAMMIFTDFGVLTPVARRTLLQNTYRALKPKGIFIFDVLSDKDIELKVAEKSWEMEECGFWKDRPYLVLSDSYYYPMDKVILYQHIVIDNSDNFNVYRFWTHFFTSDDLKKILEQEGFKQVECYDDVLPDTDLWNGNNVIFCKATKK from the coding sequence ATGAATTTTATAGATATTCTAGAGTTTACAAAGAAACCGCAAATCTATGCAGAAGGAAACGCTGTTATGTGGACAGATGACCACATTTCAAAGCAGCTGTTGAATATCCATTTGAACCCGGATATTGATCTGGCAAGCCGGAAAAAAGCAAGTATAGAGAGTACCGTGGACTGGATTTTAAACTCCGTCAATCAGGAAAAAATGAATATTCTTGATCTGGGATGCGGACCCGGATTGTATGCTGAGGTTATGGCAAAGAGGGGACATAAAGTAACAGGTGTCGATTTCTCAAAGAATTCAATCGAATATGCCAGAAATGAAGCCATAAAGAAAAACCTGGATATAGAATACATAAACCAGAATTACCTCGAACTATGTGAAGAGAATAAATATGACCTTGCAATGATGATTTTTACTGATTTTGGCGTCTTAACACCAGTTGCAAGAAGGACTTTATTACAGAATACTTACAGAGCTTTAAAGCCTAAAGGAATTTTCATTTTTGATGTTCTCAGCGATAAAGACATCGAATTGAAAGTTGCTGAAAAATCCTGGGAAATGGAAGAATGTGGCTTTTGGAAAGATAGACCATACCTTGTTCTTTCAGACTCCTATTATTATCCGATGGACAAAGTGATATTGTACCAGCACATCGTAATCGATAATTCTGACAATTTCAATGTATATCGTTTTTGGACTCACTTCTTTACGTCTGATGACCTGAAGAAAATTCTGGAACAGGAAGGCTTTAAACAGGTCGAGTGCTATGATGACGTCTTGCCAGATACTGATCTCTGGAATGGAAATAATGTTATCTTTTGCAAGGCAACTAAAAAGTAA
- a CDS encoding sugar phosphate isomerase/epimerase family protein: protein MQLHRISYSSRAVIEDPFKWAYTLEDHGYTGWEVVQEGSQCLNSKNIQNLKNISETTGLELTLHLPFSDMNLAGLNYSIRTEVIRQMKHYLTLASNYVNLAVVHPGYLSPYGAQVPQEAYFTNLASLQEICDFAADFGILVAVENMPDMPKIFGKYPDEMLEMLESIGSHNVGFTFDVGHANTLGLIDDFLDQLSNRISHVHIHDNMGKKDEHLPIGEGNINWKQVMEKLSNYEGIFVTEMSSVEEGIKSLEFLRNL, encoded by the coding sequence ATGCAATTGCACAGAATCAGCTATTCTTCGCGTGCAGTCATTGAAGACCCTTTCAAATGGGCTTACACGCTCGAAGACCATGGATACACCGGTTGGGAAGTCGTACAGGAAGGTTCTCAGTGCCTGAACAGTAAGAACATTCAGAATTTGAAAAATATCAGTGAAACCACAGGTCTCGAGCTAACTCTGCACCTACCTTTCTCGGATATGAATCTGGCAGGTCTGAATTACTCAATCAGGACAGAAGTTATCAGGCAGATGAAGCACTACCTCACTCTTGCCTCTAACTATGTCAATCTTGCTGTAGTACACCCTGGTTATCTTTCTCCTTATGGTGCGCAGGTTCCACAGGAAGCTTATTTTACCAATCTTGCTTCTCTCCAGGAAATCTGTGACTTCGCTGCGGATTTCGGAATCCTTGTTGCTGTCGAAAATATGCCCGACATGCCTAAGATCTTTGGAAAATATCCCGACGAGATGCTTGAGATGCTTGAATCCATTGGAAGCCATAATGTAGGTTTCACCTTCGATGTCGGACACGCAAACACATTAGGGCTTATTGACGATTTTCTGGATCAGTTAAGCAATCGTATTTCCCATGTGCACATCCATGATAATATGGGAAAAAAAGATGAACATTTACCTATTGGAGAGGGTAATATTAACTGGAAACAGGTTATGGAGAAGCTCTCAAACTATGAAGGAATCTTTGTTACTGAAATGAGTTCAGTAGAAGAAGGGATCAAGAGCCTCGAGTTTTTAAGGAATTTGTGA